The Capra hircus breed San Clemente chromosome 11, ASM170441v1, whole genome shotgun sequence genomic interval TTTTACCTTTCAGGCTTACGCATCCATGATTATTTGTACTTTCAAGTGCTGAGTCCTGGGGACATTCGCTACATCTTCACAGCCACACCTGCCAAGGACTTTGGTGGTATCTTTGTAAGTTGAGGGAGGCCCCCTCATATCTGATGCTGTCTCCACATTTCCCCCTACTAAGTTGAGGTGACCTTCATCAATTCAGTCAATACCTGAGTGCTGGGACAGAGAAGGGGGCAGAATCCTGCTCTGTCTTCCAGGGGCTATAGAGCCAGGAAGGAGGGGCTTCCAGCGGTTCCTCTCAGTATAATACAGACCTGGGCATCACAGAGGGAAAAACTGTCTTCTGAGGGAcatgaaatagtttaaaaaataaaaaagccaaagGCTCTGCTAGCTCCACCGCTGAACTATTAATACGTGAGTCTGGGTCCATAGCAACTTCCCTGTGTCTGTGAAAGGgagggtggaaaaaaaaataaaataaggatttgacaaaaaaaaaaaaaaagaaaaagaaagggagggtgGGATAGACAACCAATTGTGAGAATTGAGTAAAAGTGCTCAAGTGTCCAGCACACAGAAATCACGTATTTCCTTCACATTTTGTGAGGAGCTGATACAATGGGATGATCAGCTCAGTCCTAACCCCTCCCCGCACTTTCACCTGTTTAATTATCTTTCAGCACACAAGGTATGAGCAGATTCACCTTGTCCCTGCAGAACCTTCAGAGGCCTGCGGGGAACTCAGCAACGGTTTCTTCATCCAGGACCAGATCGCGCTGGTGGAGAGGGGGTAAGGCGCGGACAGGCACAGGCACCAGGAGAGTCTGAGATCAGTGTTGGTGGTGATACTTTGAAATaactgtttttaaataattcGTCTTTTAAGAGTCTTTAAGAAATGTCTTAAAATTATCCAAGCCTTTGGCCATTTACTTGTGAGCCTCTATAAAAAAATAATCTTCATGGTTGATCCTTCTTGTACCCTCCCAGGGTGGTGGTCTGGGGAGGGAATAGCTAGGACCCTGCCTTTTCTTTGGTCTCATCATCACCTCTTCCAGGGGCTGCTCCTTCCTCTCCAAGACCCGGGTGGTGCAGGAGCACGGCGGGCGGGCAGTGATCATCTCTGACAACGCGGTTGACAATGACAGCTTCTACGTGGAGATGATTCAGGACAGTACCCAGCGCACAGCTGACATCCCCGCCCTCTTCCTGCTTGGCCGAGATGGGTGAGGGGTCCTTGTCTCTGGCTGTATTAGCACCAAACTGGGTGCCACAACTCGGGGAGGTCAAGGGCAATTACTAGTCCCTACCCACAAGCCTCATCTTGGGGTGCCCTGGTTGGAGGGCCAAAAAAGTCCTCAGGCTCTGGAACTCCCAGAGTAATGGGGACAGTGGGGCATGATGGGGTGCCGGGAAAGTGACCATCACCACCTCTCTCCATGCCCTCCCAGCTACATGATCCGCCGCTCCCTGGAACAGCATGGGCTGCCTTGGGCCATCATTTCCATCCCAGTCAATGTCACCAGCATCCCCACCTTTGAGCTGCTGCAACCGCCCTGGACCTTCTGGTAGAAGAGTTGGTCCCACATTCCAGCCATAAGCAACTCTGGGCTGAGAAGGGAAAATCCAGGAATTCTGCTGTTCAGGATTTGGGGATAGCATTTGGGAACTGGTGGAGCCAGGTAGAGGAAAAGGGCTTGGGCTTTGGCTCAGCTAAAGGAAGCCACACCACTGGCCTTTCCTCCCCTGGGCCCCTAAGGTGTCTCATGCTATGGGAAGAGCCAAGAGCCAGGCGCTGGGGCTGGTGGGCTTGGGTCTGAAACCAAAGGGGCCAACAGCAGGTGGTTTGAGAGCCATCTGAGACCTGTCACATCCCACCTGGCTCCAGCCTCCCCACCCAGAGTCTTTCACAGCAATTGCTGGAATGGTGTAAGGAGCTGGTGTTTGAGGACTTAATAAACCCTCAGTGACTTTTTAGCAATAAAGCCTCTCATCAGGGTTGCAACTGTGTCCTAGAGTAAAGCAcacgggtggggtggggggcttcaAACACTCACTTGGTCCCACGCTCTTGTTCTGAAGGGAGGAAACGGAGGCCCAGAGAAGGTACAAGGCTTGCCCAGAGTCCTTTAGGACCAGTGCTCAGACTGCTAATCCTGGATCCCGACAGCCTCCTGCTCAAGAACTCAGGAAGCGGTGGTTCAGCCCCTGAGGAAAAGCCTCCTCGTTCTGTAGCCTGGTCCTGGGGATCCACACGGGACCTCAGAGGAGCCCTGCTCTTAGACCTGAGAAACATTTGCATAGCAGATATAGACGAGACGAGGGATGGATCCAAACTGGGGAGCTGGAGCTCCCATCTCCTGCCGTCACCTGCTCTGTCCTATGTATTTTGGCACCATCCACGTGACTGTTGCCTGCTTGTCAAGCCATCCTCCACAAAGCATTCCTGTAAAGGCCTGTCACCATTCATGTTTTATTGAGAACAGTgggcaggtggggaggagggggtgctGGCTGCTCTGAAGAATTAAGAACCCAATAGGCTAGTCGGGCAGATTCCACCTGATCACAATCCAGGAAAGGGCCCATGGGGCGGCACCTGGCCTCCCTGGGATCCCTCAGCAGGGGCATCCGGCAGGCCCCTCAGGGAAGGTGAGCAGAAAAGAATTGCGGGTGACAGGTTACAATTTCCACAGCTTCCAACCCAAGAGCAAGGGGTGGTGCTAATCTGGGGAGGAGGATAGTCAGGGCTAATCTTGAGTATCCAGCCCAGCTCTTCTAGGTTTCTGGAAGACTTGTGTTCCTCTGTGGGGATCCTAAAGACGGAGATTCAGACTAGGAGAGCCCCTCAGTGATGAAAGTTCTAGAAGACTCTAGAACATCCTCAGTTAGGGAGCTGAGACCTTTCACCCCCCAGGTCTCAGCCATGCTGCTAGAGTCCTAAATGGAGGAGGGTAAGAGGAGGGGTGGTGGTCCCCCCACTACCCCTCCCAAGGGAGGCAGAGACCTCTTCCAGACCCTGTGAGGCTGGCCACTGTACCAGGGCCTAGAGGCAAGGCACAAGCACAGAGATTCTGGGGGAGGGGCTAATCTCTACTCCCCTGATGTCTAAACAGTgggtgaggtggggagaggggggtAATCCCCATGGTTCAGGGTTCCCCAGAGAGCACCTCAGAGAAGGTGCAGTGGGGCCCAGTTCCCCACTCCTGCCTCTCTAGGCTGTGCCAGTGGTCAGGCTGCAACAGTGGGAGGTAGGGAAGTCGGTAAGGGCATCTTGGCCCCTCTCTCCTTCAGTGGAGTCAGGCTGTTCTCGGGTTGCCACTTTGTTACTGCCCCCCTCCCCGCATACTGAGTTGAGAGGGCTGAAGCCTCAAGCGGATGAGTAAGTGGGGCCATGGGGAAGAACACTGTTAGGCCCTGGCCTTGGTTCCAGCCACTTGCATCCGAACCTCAGGGGTAAGCCAGTTCTGAGCGGCTCAGCGACAGCGCAGAGCCTGAGCCGCGCAGCAGCAGTGTGGAGGCGTGAGGTCCAGCGTGGGGAGAGGGCCTAGGGTCCAGCCTGTCTCACTCTCCGGCAGAAAGAGTGCTGAAATGGGGGGAAGCGGGCGGCAGGAGTGGGCTGTTCCTTCCAGGCCTCTGCTCTGGGGAAAGGCCCAGCACTTCCGAGCAGGGTGACATCACACATCAGTCATCTCATCCCCCAGCTCGGCATCTTCcggctctccttcctcctcctcttcctcctcctcctcctcagaggTCATGTTGGGCTCATCGGCCTCTGCCAGACATTTAGGGCAGGAACAGACGAACAGATAGTTCTCCCTGCAGAGGGCGAGGGGGCATGATGGTGAGGGCACAGTCAGGCAGCCACTGGAATGGAGGACCCCAGAGCCCCGCTGCCCACCGCAGCCCCCGCTGGCACCTGAGGATCTTGTGGCGGCTGTGGCGGCTGCGCTCCCGCTGGCAGCAGTCTAAGTAGCTGATGCAGATTTCCTAAGGGGCACGAGAGAGGCGGGCTGATGGCCTCCTAACAGGTGGGATGTGGGCCTCCCCAACCTCTGCCCCGTGTC includes:
- the PRADC1 gene encoding protease-associated domain-containing protein 1 — encoded protein: MVPGAAGWWCLVLWLPACVAAHGLRIHDYLYFQVLSPGDIRYIFTATPAKDFGGIFHTRYEQIHLVPAEPSEACGELSNGFFIQDQIALVERGGCSFLSKTRVVQEHGGRAVIISDNAVDNDSFYVEMIQDSTQRTADIPALFLLGRDGYMIRRSLEQHGLPWAIISIPVNVTSIPTFELLQPPWTFW